One segment of Thermococcus profundus DNA contains the following:
- a CDS encoding flippase, whose product MTESLKLKLIKNAGWLFGAEIISKLLAYGIIVILSRTLGPEGLGQYSFIFYYVGLLGIFSDLGVGYYFMREVARNRGRAEELLPDVLGLKIVLALVNFGIILILTLPLPKPAWMKVLIILAGAEAMLTWVSYVFVRLMYANEVTKYEAIAKTIERFWAFFVGGAVLYLSKSLRPFIITLLVGYSIRELLRMKWGSRFANEVKIRFKPEAWLSLLRKSYPFWLIGLFTLIYYRTDMVMLSLMRGDYETGIYRAAYTLIEVSLFVPNIVVSTTMPSMARLWERDRKTLRILLKKSFQILGALGIAGTAGYYILAEWGVIIVFGEGFLYSASVLRILAFAIPFMFMNSLFGSFLNATGRELTFTKITGFTALLNVMLNYFMILNYGASGAAVATVVSQGVASVLNTVYLIYQH is encoded by the coding sequence ATGACCGAAAGTTTAAAATTGAAGCTGATAAAAAACGCAGGCTGGCTTTTTGGTGCCGAGATCATTTCAAAGTTATTGGCCTACGGCATCATCGTCATTCTAAGCAGAACCCTAGGCCCGGAGGGACTCGGCCAGTACTCGTTCATTTTCTACTACGTGGGGCTACTGGGGATTTTTTCGGATCTCGGAGTTGGTTACTACTTTATGCGCGAGGTTGCAAGAAACAGGGGCAGAGCCGAAGAGCTTCTTCCAGATGTCTTAGGACTCAAGATCGTGTTGGCGCTAGTTAATTTTGGAATAATCCTGATCCTAACGCTACCCCTCCCAAAGCCGGCCTGGATGAAGGTTCTCATAATACTGGCCGGAGCCGAGGCTATGCTCACTTGGGTTTCATACGTGTTTGTGAGACTTATGTACGCCAATGAAGTCACGAAGTACGAGGCTATTGCAAAAACCATCGAGAGATTCTGGGCGTTTTTCGTTGGGGGGGCTGTTCTCTACCTCTCTAAATCCCTCAGACCATTCATAATAACCCTCCTTGTGGGCTACTCAATTAGAGAACTCCTGAGGATGAAGTGGGGTTCACGGTTTGCGAATGAAGTCAAGATACGTTTCAAACCGGAGGCATGGCTCTCCCTTCTCAGAAAATCCTATCCCTTTTGGCTCATTGGTCTCTTCACCCTCATCTACTACCGTACCGATATGGTGATGCTGAGCCTAATGCGTGGAGACTATGAGACTGGGATCTACAGGGCAGCCTACACGCTGATCGAAGTTTCCCTGTTCGTTCCAAATATCGTCGTCTCAACAACTATGCCGTCTATGGCAAGACTCTGGGAGAGGGATAGAAAAACACTCAGAATCCTGCTAAAGAAAAGCTTTCAGATTTTGGGAGCCCTAGGCATCGCTGGAACAGCAGGTTATTACATACTCGCAGAGTGGGGAGTCATTATCGTGTTTGGAGAGGGCTTCCTATACAGTGCCTCGGTACTCAGGATCCTAGCCTTTGCCATTCCATTCATGTTCATGAACTCGTTATTTGGAAGCTTTTTGAATGCAACCGGAAGGGAACTAACTTTTACCAAAATAACAGGGTTCACAGCTTTGCTAAACGTTATGCTGAATTACTTTATGATACTAAATTATGGGGCGAGCGGGGCGGCAGTGGCGACGGTGGTAAGTCAAGGAGTGGCAAGTGTTTTAAATACGGTGTATCTTATTTATCAACATTGA
- a CDS encoding sugar phosphate nucleotidyltransferase: protein MKAVIMAGGYATRLWPITKDVPKALLPVGDKTILDHIMEKVMETDLETYISTNRFFESRFRPFAEKWGVKLIVEDTLHEEEKLGTIGALKKIIEEVGLDDYLIIAGDNLFSFSLQDFLQRYNGKPLIAVYDVGDPELAKRYGVVLLEGDKVVDFEEKPAVPKSTLISTGVYALPKEVMALIDEYLANGHRDAPGYFLSWLLRRGIEIRAYRFSEFWYDIGSADSYLEALKTLLKESHIEEIQISPYSKIIPPVVIKRGTKILGRSIIGPYAYIGEDCVIENSDISDSIVFKGTVLKNATIWRSIIDEKCEIRNLELKKSLVGGHAKIQRGD, encoded by the coding sequence ATGAAGGCTGTCATAATGGCCGGGGGATATGCAACGAGGCTCTGGCCGATCACGAAGGACGTCCCCAAGGCCCTCCTGCCGGTGGGGGACAAAACAATACTGGATCACATAATGGAGAAGGTTATGGAAACCGACCTTGAGACCTACATCTCGACCAACAGGTTCTTCGAGAGCAGATTCAGGCCGTTTGCTGAGAAATGGGGCGTCAAACTCATAGTAGAGGACACCCTGCACGAGGAGGAGAAGCTAGGAACAATAGGAGCGCTGAAGAAGATAATCGAGGAGGTCGGTTTGGATGACTACCTGATTATCGCCGGCGACAACCTGTTCTCGTTCTCGCTCCAAGACTTCCTTCAGAGATATAATGGGAAGCCTCTGATAGCGGTCTACGATGTTGGCGATCCAGAGCTCGCCAAGAGATACGGTGTTGTCCTCCTGGAGGGAGACAAGGTTGTGGACTTCGAAGAGAAGCCGGCCGTGCCGAAGTCCACGCTGATAAGCACCGGTGTCTACGCCCTTCCGAAGGAGGTTATGGCGCTCATTGATGAATACCTCGCAAACGGCCACAGAGACGCGCCAGGGTACTTCCTCAGCTGGCTTCTGAGGAGGGGAATTGAGATACGGGCCTACCGCTTCTCTGAGTTCTGGTACGATATCGGGAGCGCTGACAGCTACCTCGAGGCCCTCAAGACGCTCCTAAAGGAGAGCCATATCGAGGAGATCCAGATAAGCCCCTACTCAAAGATAATCCCGCCGGTGGTCATAAAGAGGGGTACGAAAATACTGGGACGATCAATAATAGGACCATACGCGTACATAGGAGAGGACTGCGTCATAGAGAACTCAGATATAAGCGACTCGATAGTCTTCAAGGGCACCGTGCTTAAGAATGCAACAATATGGCGTTCTATAATCGATGAGAAGTGCGAGATAAGGAACCTCGAGCTGAAGAAGAGCCTGGTCGGAGGACACGCGAAGATACAGAGGGGGGATTAA